Proteins from a genomic interval of Acipenser ruthenus chromosome 46, fAciRut3.2 maternal haplotype, whole genome shotgun sequence:
- the LOC131720992 gene encoding uncharacterized protein LOC131720992, whose translation MDREDYIFEANRQLNNQEHYRKLDAPIYLDSAQEINRIIQTLTDHKIITRKQAHYLKGADTPRARIFYMLPKIHKSPDTWTIPHTIPPGRPIVSDCNSESYRIAEYIDHFLNPLSTKHTSYLKDTYDFIDKIKTLKLPETAFLFTIDIDSLYTNIETNAGIAAIRKCLNPDPTRPDEELIKLLEISLRKNDFEFDNQFYLQTKGTAMGKRFAPSYANIYMAEWEETILPRCPHRPTHYFRYLDDICGTWTHSMEEFTHFISLLNTHHQSIKVKYTTHNSKVNFLDTTTYKGPHFSQTHQLDTKVYFKETDTHTLLHKTSYHPKHTFRGLIKSQLLRFHRICTQHTDFQAATKVLFTALRQRGYSRSFLRGIRKTFLEQKPRDNKKIIPLITTYSHFSVAANSQIKQNLTNKLQDTNLLTGHKIISAYRKNKNLTNYLVSSKLPSLNRKPTKASRHFKQLSSLRSQSTGITYNIPQTFTQNSRNCIYAIQCDTCKTIYIGETGNTIRVRLTQHIYNIKHKKESQTPLVAHFLQHNLESLKITGLERNQNWTIGERKWREKDWINKLQTTFPLGLNIRNSTIDLH comes from the coding sequence atggatagagaagactacatctttgaagccaacagacaactaaataatcaagaacactacaggaaattagatgcaccaatttatcttgattctgctcaggaaattaacagaataatacaaacactaacagaccacaaaataattactagaaaacaggcacactatctcaagggggcagacacacccagagcacgcattttttacatgctaccaaaaatacacaaatcaccagacacatggactatcccacacaccataccaccaggcagaccgatagtatcggattgcaacagtgaatcatatagaattgcagaatacatagaccactttttaaaccccctatccaccaaacacactagctaccttaaagacacatatgacttcatagacaaaattaaaacactcaaactaccagaaacagcttttctcttcacaatagatatagacagcttgtacacaaacatagagaccaacgcaggcattgcagctatcaggaaatgtctaaatccggatccaaccagaccagacgaggaactgatcaaactcctggaaatcagcttaaggaaaaacgactttgaattcgacaaccaattctacctccaaaccaaaggaacagcgatggggaaacgctttgctccatcatatgctaacatctacatggccgaatgggaagaaacaatcctccccagatgcccacacagaccaactcactatttcaggtacctagatgacatttgtggcacttggacacatagcatggaggaatttacacatttcatctcgttacttaacacacaccaccagtccatcaaggtaaaatacaccacacataacagcaaagtaaactttttagacaccaccacttacaaaggaccacatttttcacaaacacaccaactagacacaaaagtatattttaaagaaactgacacacacactctactacacaaaaccagctatcaccctaaacacacgtttagaggtttaataaaatcacaactactcagattccacagaatttgcacacaacatactgacttccaggcagctaccaaagttttattcacagcactcagacaaagggggtactcccgttccttcctcagaggaataaggaaaaccttcttagaacaaaagcctagagacaacaaaaagattattccactcataactacctactcacattttagtgtggcagctaactcacagataaaacaaaacctaaccaacaaattacaagacaccaaccttcttacaggacacaagatcatctcagcctacagaaaaaacaaaaacttgaccaactatttagtgtccagtaaactgccttcacttaatcgcaaaccaacaaaagcatcacgacacttcaagcaactttcctccctccggagccaatccacaggcatcacatacaacattccacaaacctttacacaaaacagcaggaactgcatctacgcaatacaatgcgatacatgcaaaaccatttacattggagaaacaggcaacactatccgagtaagactaacacaacacatctataatatcaaacacaaaaaagaatcacaaacacctctagtagcacactttctacaacacaacttggaatctctgaaaattacagggctggagaggaaccagaactggacaatcggagaaaggaaatggagagaaaaagactggatcaacaaactacaaacaactttcccgctaggcctgaacattagaaactccacgatagacctacactag